DNA from Halorarum salinum:
CGCGGTACGCACGAGCACATTAGCTACCGGTTGGTAACGGGCGTTAAGACCTCCCAGTACGAGTGAGAGACTACAGACCGCGCCGACCTGCTCGCCCACTCGCTCGCTCCGGAGAATCGGACAATCCCCTGAGCGATTGACCCTCTGTATGCAGCAGGAGGTTCCTGAGGGACGTTTGCGAGGTTTCTACCGGTGGTGGACTCGACGCAATGCGTCAGCAGTTGCTGTCCCCGAGATACGGATGTACTTCTGTGCAGTCGCCAGATCACTCCACCCCATCAGGGCCTGTAACGGCACCGGGGCGACGCCTTTGTACGCATGGTAGCTGGCGGCGGTTGCTCGCAGACAGTGTGGATAGACGCGTCCCGGGAGATCAGCCTCGCTGGCCGCAGCCTGTACTCGTCTATTGATCGTTGACCGTGAACGGGGAAATGCATCGTATCTGGAAGCAAAGCGTTCGAAACACAGCTCCAGCCGGAGCGAGAGATCGAACGGAATGAGTCGAGCCGAGGCGACGGTCTTCGGGTGCCACCGAGACGCGATGGCATCCGCGACGGACAGATCATCGTTATGGGTGGCTTCCTGTCGGGCCTGTCGTCGGCAGTACCCACACCGGCACGACTCGTGCTGTGGGATGCGAATCGTTCGGCGGTTCCAGTTCACCCATGCGGTCTGAAAATGTGCGATCTCGCCCGCTCGCAACCCCAGTCGGCCTGCGGGGAGACAGATGAATCGCGCCTCGAAATCGTACGGTTCCGGGAGTGCCGAGCACGCTTCAAGTAGGAGTTCGAACTGCCGGTCTGTGAGGACGTCCTCGTGAGTGTGCCTGGTGGTCAGGGCTCTCCGGTGTCGGTCCGCCCATTCAGTCGCAGGTTGGTTGTGATGGGACACCCGGTGCCATGTTCATGCTGGCGGATTGGAAGTATCGTTCGGTCGTGCTGAATAGAGCGCGCGTATCTCCCGCCATCGTATCGCGTTGTTAGTCTGTCCGGATGACGTCACCTGAGTCATTGTCTTTAAATTCTGCCCCGCCGCAGTCTGGGCATTCATCCTGGAGCGGCACTAACTCCTCGTCGTCGGGAGTCGCCCGCACGAACTCCCCGCAGGCTGTGCACATCACCATTTCCACTTACACCACCT
Protein-coding regions in this window:
- a CDS encoding tyrosine-type recombinase/integrase codes for the protein MSHHNQPATEWADRHRRALTTRHTHEDVLTDRQFELLLEACSALPEPYDFEARFICLPAGRLGLRAGEIAHFQTAWVNWNRRTIRIPQHESCRCGYCRRQARQEATHNDDLSVADAIASRWHPKTVASARLIPFDLSLRLELCFERFASRYDAFPRSRSTINRRVQAAASEADLPGRVYPHCLRATAASYHAYKGVAPVPLQALMGWSDLATAQKYIRISGTATADALRRVHHR